Genomic window (Cellulosilyticum lentocellum DSM 5427):
TTTTTCCTTCAGTAAACCTCATCAAAGGCATAGTAATGGCTCCTCAGCATATAGATGCTATAAGAAGAGGCATACTTTAGGCATTATGAAAGCTAAACCAATGAGTGAGGAGCTCTTAAAAGTCTTAGCCGGCGCACCTTTATGAGAGGAAGCTAAGGCCTTAAGACTCTGGTTTGAAACTTTGTTTGTTGGTATTGCTATAGATGTAAAAACGCACTCGATAACTTATAAGTGGCGCCTCCCTGTCAGCGCACAAGTGAACATTTTCCTTAAGTCCAGAGGTACCTATAACAATAGATTGAGACTTGGCTGACCCGGTCAGTTCCTCAGGTTGATGCTGCGGTGATTATGCCGTGGGAAGTTATTTAATTTGTTTTTACACTTCTATATATGTGGGCTGTAAGTGGAATCCCTAATGAAAAATAAAATATTTTTGAAAATTTAAATAAAAAGGGGAACTCAGTTGTTTTTTTTACGTCTAAAGAATTAAATAAATATTGAGGGGGAGTCAAGTGATGAAAAAATGGGGAAATCAATTTAAAAAACTCATGTTTGTAGTAGGAATAAGTAGTATGATATTAGCTAATGGCTGTGGTAGTAGTAAGTCGGCAAGTGAAGCAGCTGCACCTGCTGCGAATGCTTATGCAGCACCACAAGAAGAGGCAGCTTATACGAGCAATGAATCTTCAGTTACTAGCGATGAAAAAGCAGGCCAGGATGCAGCGGGGTATACTGGTGAGAATCCGAAAATTAATACCACCTCAACGTATAATCGTAAAGTGATTAAAACAGGAAATATGGAGATTCAAACAGAGCACTTTGGTCAAACGGTTGAAAGCTTAACCAACTGTGTAATCAGCTTAGGGGGTTACATAGAAAGTTCGAATATTCAAGGAAGTAGCTTTTACAATAAGGATTCTAATAACCGAACAGCTACTTTAACAGTGAGAGTGCCACAGGCCCAGTTTGATGTTTTTGTCAATCGCGGGAGTGAATTTGGAAATGTATCTTACTTATCTTGCAATAATGAAGATGTGACAAGTGCTTATGTAGATACAGAAATCAGATTAAAGACATTAAAAGCAAGATATGACCGTTTACTAAAACTTCTAGAGAAATCAGGGACGCTTCAGGAACTATTTGAATTAGAACAAGAAGTTAGTAATGTTACTTATGAAATAGAAAATCTAAGTGGTACACTTCAGCACTATGATGCTTTAGTAGATATGGGTACGCTTTCTATTCAAGTGCAAGAAGTAAAAGAAATAGTAGTAGAGGAAGAAGTAGTAGATCCAACCTTTGGTAAGCAAGTAGAAGAAGTGTTTAAAGGCTCTATGAATACCTTAATGGAAATAGGTAAAGGGATCATCATTTTAGTTACAGGACTTCTACCTTTTGTTGTCATAATTATCCCTGTTATACTAATTGGTGTTAACCTTTATAAAAGAAATAATAAGAAAAAAAGGACACTAGAGAAAAACGAAGAAGAAAATGAAGAATAAAGTGTACTACATTATGTTAATATCCTCAATAAACCGTTGCTTTTCATCATTAAGTATGATAAAATTTGCCTTATAAAAATAGTATACATTAAAAACAATGATGCGAAGTAGTAGGAAAGTCGTTTTATCAGAGAGCTACTGGGTGGTGTGAAGTAGTAAAATGGATTTTGTGAACTCGTCGCTAAGTTCCAGGCTGAACTCATAGTAGGTCATGGCGGGTCTTCCCGTTATAGAAGTTTGAGTGTGTAGGGGATTCCCTGCAAATAAGAGTGGTAACGCGGAAATAGAACCTTTCGTCTCTTGGAATATCTAAGAGTCGGAAGGTTTTTTTGATGCTATTTACTAAAGGAAAAACATCACTATATAGCCACTATTATAAATAGTAATTGTACATGTTATAGTGATTTAAACACAATACCTAAGGAGGCAAAACAATGCAATACAATCACAAAGAGATTGAACAAAAATGGCGTAAACATTGGGAAGAGCACCCAGTTAATGTTGAAACAGAAGGTAAAAAGCCTTATTACTGTTTAGATATGTTCCCATATCCATCAGGAAATGGTCTTCACGTAGGTCACTGGAGAGGTTATGTACTTTCAGATGTATGGAGCCGCTATAAAATTCTTCAAAACCACTATGTCCTTCACCCAATGGGATGGGATGCCTTTGGTCTTCCAGCAGAAAACTATGCCATCCAAAAGAAAGTACACCCAGCTATTGCTACAGCAGAAAACGTTGCAAACTTCAAACGTCAGCTTCACGATATCAGTGCTGTTTATGACTGGGATAAGGAAGTTAATACAACAGATCCAGAATTCTACAAATGGACACAATGGATTTTCCTTAAAATGTTTGAAAATGGTCTTGCTTATGAAAAAGAGATGCCAATCAACTGGTGTCCATCATGTAAAACAGGTCTTGCAAATGAAGAAGTAAAAGAAGGCTGTTGTGATCGTTGTGGCAGTACCGTTACGAAGAAAAACCTTCGTCAATGGATGCTTAAAATTACAAATTATGCAGAAAGACTTCTTAATGACTTAGATGGTCTTGATTGGCCAGAAAAAGTTAAAAAGATGCAAGCTGACTGGATTGGTAAAAGCTATGGTGCTGAAATCGACTTCGAAATCGAAGGTACAGATGAAAAGATTAAAGTTTTCACCACTAGACCAGATACACTTTATGGGGCAAGCTTTATGGTAATGGCACCAGAGCATGCAAAAGTGATGGTACTTACTACAGAAAGCCAAAAAGCTGAAGTTGAAAAATATGTATTTGATGCTTCTACAAAATCATCAGTAGACCGTATGGCTGACAAAGAAAAAACAGGTGTATTCTTAGGTAGATATGCAATCAATCCTCTTAATGGAGCAAAAATTCCAGTATGGATTTCTGACTATGTACTCGCTGACTATGGTACAGGTGCCATCATGTGTGTACCAGCTCATGATGATAGAGACTTTGCTTTTGCTAAGAAATTTGATTTACCAATCATCCAGGTTATTTCTAAGTCAGGAGAAGAAGAAGAGCTTACTGAGGCTTACACAGAAGCTGGTGTCATGATTAATTCAGGAGATTTCAATGGCATGCCATCTGAAGAAGCTAAAAAAGCAATTCCAGAGTTCCTTGAAACACAAAATATTGGTAAGAAAACAACTAACTACAAGCTTCGTGACTGGGTATTCTCACGTCAAAGATATTGGGGAGAACCAATTCCAGTTGTTCACTGTGACTGCTGTGGTATTGTAGGGGTTAAAGAAGAAGACCTTCCAATTCGTCTCCCAGATGTAGAAAGCTATGAGCCAACAGGTACAGGTGAATCTCCACTCGCAGCTATTGATGAGTGGGTTAACACAACTTGTCCAAAATGTGGTGGTCCAGCTAAACGTGAAACAAACACAATGCCACAATGGGCTGGTTCATCTTGGTACTTCTTAAGATATCCAAACCCACACAATGATGAGGAGCTTATTAGCAAAGAAGATATGAAAAAATGGCTACCAGTAGACATGTATGTAGGTGGTATTGAGCATGCTGTTCTTCACCTGCTTTACGCTCGTTTCTATACTAAATTCTTATTTGATATTGGAGTTGTAGACTTTGAAGAACCATTTAAACGTCTCTTCAATCAAGGTATGGTGACTAAAGCTGGCGCTAAAATGAGTAAATCAAAAGGAAATGTTGTTTCTCCAGATGAGCTTGTTGAAAAATATGGCTGTGACTCACTTCGTATGTATGAACTCTTCATTGGACCACCAGAACTTGATTCTGAATGGGATGATAGAGGTATTGAAGGGGTTTACCGTTTCCTTAATAAAGTATGGAAATTAGTGGATGAAAATACTGCAGTAGCAGAAACAAAAGATATGGAAAGAATTCGTCATAAACTTATTCGCGATATTACAGTGCGTATGGAAAACTTCAACTTAAATACAGTAGTAAGTGGTTTCATGCAATACACTAATGAGCTTCTTGACCTTCAAAAGAAACAAGGAGGCCTTGCTAATGAAACACTTAAGGCTCTTGTTATTCTTTTAGCACCATTTGTGCCACACATTAGTGAGGAGCTTTGGGCTAAAGTAGGCGGAAGCGGCAGTGTATTTGAAAATACATGGCCAACTTATGACGAAGAAAAGATGAAAGAAGATGAAGTAGAAATCGTTGTTCAAATCACAGGAAAAATTGCTGCACGTATGATGATTTCTCCAGAAGCAAGTCAAGAAGAGGCGATTAAAAAAGCAAAAGAGCTTATTGCTGATAAGTTAGCAGGTAAGACGGTAGTTAAAGAAATTTATGTTCCAGGACGTATTGTTAACCTTGTAGCTAAATAATAAAATACAAAGTAAAAAGACATGTTACTTAAAAGTACATGTCTTTTTACTTTGTAAATAGATATGAGATTATCATAAAATTTTATAAGTTTTCTGTAGTGGGTAGTATTTCTTCTCGGAAAGGAATTGAACTTTGAGCACCTTCACGAGTAACTGTTATAGCAGCCACTTGATTACCAAAGACAATAGCTTCTTCAATGGATTTTCCTTCAGCAAGATAAACAGCTAAGGCGCCATTAAAGGAGTCTCCAGCAGCAGTTGTATCGATTGCCTTGACACTGAGTGCAGGGAAGTGACGAGCTTCTTCTAGTGTGACTAAAATGGCGCCTTTTTCACCTAAAGTCGTAATGACATGTTTAACACCAGAGAGAAGTAAAGTTTGTGCAGCAATAATAGCATCATCTACTGTAGTAACAGGTTGATTTGTTAAAGTGCTCAGTTCGGTTTCGTTAGGGGTTATATAATCAATTTTACTTAGTATTTCATTAGGTAAATGACTAATGGCAGGTGCTGGATTAAGGATAATGGTCTTATGATACTTGTGTGCTAAGGCAGCAGCTTCATAGACAGCTTCTAAAGGAATTTCTAATTGTAGCATAATAATGTCAGCTATTTTAAAGAGCTCATCATGAGCCATAATCACTTCTTTTGTTACTGTGTTATTGGCATTAGGGAGTACTACGATAGAATTATTACCCATCTTATTAAGATAGATAATGGCCATACCAGAGCCCGTTTCTGAATTTGCTTGAATAGGAGAGGTATTTACACCTGCTTTTTGAAGGCTTTGTAGGAGCTTTTCACCGGAAGGGTCCTTGCCTACAGCACCTAGCATAGTCACATGACCACCTAAGCTAGAAGCAGCATAAGCTTGATTAGCCCCCTTACCACCAGGAACTTCTTTTGCAAAATGGCCTAGTAAGGTCTCACCAGCTATAGGTGTATGATCCACTTCAATAATCCAATCCATATTTAAGCTTCCTATGACTAATATATTTGACTTTTTCATAATAAGGCTCCTTTGTGTTAATCTTATTATTCATCTTAATACAAGGATTAATAACTGTCAAAGAGCCGAAAAAGATGAAGAATTTTTGGTGAAAATATAAAGTATTTTAATGAATAGCTAGAAAAGTTTGCTAAGTAAGGTGACTCATGATATGGTAGACATAAGATACATATTATACCTAGTAGAAAGGATAAGATAATAATGGCTTACACAAAGCAAGACTTATTGCAAGCACTAGAAAAATTAAAGATTAACCCAAGAGGCACGTTATTAGTTCACTCTTCTATGAAGAGTATAGGAGAAGTAGAAGGTGGTGCTGACACCGTATTAGACGCTTTAATGATTTATATGAAGGAAGGGCTATTGGTCTTGCCTACCCATACGTGGTCTTATATTAATGCAGAAAATCCTAAATTTGATGTAGTTCATTCAGAGGTATGTGTAGGCATTTTGCCAGAGTTATTTAGAAAAAGGCCAGGTGTTGTAAGATCGCTACATCCTACACATTCAGTAGCTGCCATAGGACAAGATAAAGAAGATTTTATAAAAGATAATGAATTATGGCATACACCTTGTGCAAGACAGTCTCCTTGGGGAAAATTATTAGATAGAAATGCACAGATTATGCTTTTAGGAGTGGACCTTAGAAGAAATACTTTTATGCACGGCGTAGAAGAGTGGGTAGATATTAAAGGACGTCTGACAGATGAAATGGAGCCATTAGTTGTTATTAATGAAAAGGGAGAAGAGCTATCAGTGCCTTCTAGAAGACATTGTGGTGATCATTGGTCAGAATATTTTTGGAAAGTAGATGATTATTTTAAGGAAAAAGGTGTGATGCATCTAGGAAAGTTTGGTGATGCTACAGTTCGTATTTGCGAGACTCAGGGAGTGGCAGCGTTACTTAATGACATGCTAGCCATTAATCCTCATCTCTTTTCAAATAATGAACCATTAGAAATAGAACGTTATAGAAAGTAAACAAATTGCAAATAAAATATGACCATACTATGATTTGCTTGCAAAATAAGAACTATCTATTTAGGATAAGAATGATAAGTTTTAGATAAGGTAGGATAAGTGCATGGCAGAGCAAAAACAAAAAAAGAAAGCTAGAAAAAAACAAAAGGGTAGAAGAGTCTTCAGTAAAGGGTTTGTATTTTCTACTTTATTATTAGCAATCATTACTTTTTATGTGTGTTTAACAATAGGAATGAATATATATGATGAGATACCATTTTAGTAAAAGAAAGCTTATAGAGGTTTTTAAATAAAATAGAAAAAATAAAGGTGCTATGAAAGATTAGCACCTTTATTTTATAGAGCAATACTATGTTTGTTAAAAGCCTTTTTTTGAAGAAAGCATCTTAACGAGAGCATCAAATTGTCCTCTTTGATTTTTAGGAAGTTGACTTTTAAAATATTGAAGTATGGCAAGTTGCATCTCAGGAGTAAAGGGGATATTTTTTTGATTGGCTTCATTAGAAATAGCCATAAGAAGACCTAATATCTCTACATTACTTTTATAATTTGCACTGGACAAAATAGTTTCTAAACGACTAACAAAATCTTGATCAACACCTTGAAAAGCAGGGTTTTCAGAAAGCTTCATATCGTTTACCTCCTTTAAGAATAGTTTATATCATCGTTTATTTCATAAAACCGGAAAGTAATTTTAATAATTGAACTTGACTAGGATCTAGTAAAGGAGATAATTTATCTATGATTTGACTAGGATTGGGTGAAGTACTTTGTGTTTCTGCTGAAGTGGCAGAAGGTGTAATCGGTGGTGCCAGGGGTGCATCTTCAGGTATACCAGAGTCACTAGCATGCAAGGAATAAGTAGGTTCATCTAAACCATCAGTAGTACTACGTGGGCTTAATAAGTCTCTGGCTTCTGTAAGTTTTAAAATAGCATCTATAAAATAAGCTTTATCGCTAGAAAGATTTTGTTTAACATCCGTTAGAAAATTTTTTTCCCAACCGGTCTCTTGTGAACGGCTCATTGAACGCACAAAATCCTCACTGGAATATAAATTAATCGTATACATCAACTCCATGGCCTTAATAAGAACAGCTACAGGTCTTTGACGGTCTGCCCTTAGGTAAGGAAGAAGTGATTTAGAGATCATTAATACATCATTATTTACAGCCCGATCTAGAGTGCTCATACAAAACCTCCATTTAGGGTATCTTTTATAATGTATGATAGTTCTGAGGAAGATTAGAACCGAAATGGTTATTTTTATCTGAGTTAAAGAATAAAATACTAATGAATTCGTTAATAAGAGAGTGATCATATGGAGAATGAGAATTTAGTCGTGAATTTAGAACAGGATTTAACAGAAATAGCGGGATTGATATGGGGATATATGGACAAGAAATACATATCTCAGATGAAACGACAATTAGATGGTTATAGACAAAGCTGTGAACAAAATTTATGTAAGGAAGCGCAGCTATTAAAAGCGATGATACCCTTTATGCCAGAAGAAAGTAAATTACTACAAACTGTAGTAGACACGATTATTTATAATGATATGATTGAAAAAAGCCTGGAAGAGCATGAGGAACTAGGGAGACTTTACAGGGATGAAAATAAAGACAGGGAAAATCTGAAGAAGCTCATGTATAAGCTTGTTTTATTCAAAATTGTAACAGCAATAGAAAAAGGAAGTATGGATGCATAAAGTGAGCCTGTATAAAGGTCTTGTTAAGAAGGATTGACTTATATTGAAAAGCAGAAAGACAATGATATAATTATTTTTGTAAGAAAGAAAAACTATTTAATGAGCCATTTCAGTAAAACCTTTTCCCTAATAAGAGGCTGACTAAAAAGATGGAAAAATCCACTTTTTTGGTCAGCCTCTTCCAATTAGATAGTGAGTATATAAATGAAATAAATAAAATAGGGGGCTGTAAAAAAACAGCCTCGAAACAAGGAGCAGGTCGCCTGTAGCGACCTGCTCCTTGTTTTTTAATAGATTTATTATCATTATCACAAAATTAGAAGTCACTTATTAAGCCTATGGTTTTATAGGGTTTAAATGATGATATTATATCCGTTTTTTATGCAGCTATGGATGTCCGATGTTTCTTGTTATGATACTTATAGAGGTTGTATCCACAAGAAATTAACGTGAATTCTAAAATGACAGCTTTTTCACCTCGCCGAAATAATCTTTTATAAGATCTATCCCACTTAATTATCCCAAATGTCCCCTCTGATTGAATACTTCTGTTCATACACAATAAGGCACCATGAATTGATTCTAGATTATTTATTACTTCCTTATGTATTTCTGTTAATTCTCGATTAAGGCGTACTGTTCTATTTCCATGTGATCTTTTGCAACATTCACTACGATATGGACATCCTGCACAGTCTTCACATTCATATATTTCTTCTGTTCTACCATATTGATTTTTATATATATGCCTATCACATTTATATATAAACTTTTTATTATTAGGACAGATCAGGTTTCCTTGTTCATCTCTTTTGAAATTTACTGCACGATATGGATCATAATGATATTTTTCATTCTTAGTTTCCCTCTCAAACATAGTAAATTTCATATATTTTTCCATGCCATGTTCCTCACAATAAAGATAATTATTATAAGAACCATATCCTGCGTCAGCAACAGGATACGTTGGATAATGACCATAAGTAGCATTAAACTTTTCCATTAAAGGTTGAAAACATTCCATGTCTGAAGCATAAGGTTTTGCGTCTATTACAGCTATATATTCATCACATATGGAAGCCTGCATGTTGTAAGCAGGAAGGAGCTGGTCATTTCCCATATAATCACGTTTGATTCTCATAAAAGTTGCATCGTGATCAGTTTTTGAATAACTATTTCTTCGCTCACCACATACTTCGAGGTGCTTTGCATATTTCTTGAGGCGTTCTAGATACCCCTGCATTTCCTGATACTGTTTTTGATGGATACTTTTCTTATGCCCCGCTCCGGAAACAAATTTTGAAACCTCTAGATTTATTGCCTTCTGATAATTTTCAAGCAATGCCTCAACGTAATCAATCGCATATTCATCTCTTTTTTCTAACTTCACATTAAGAAAACTAAGAACCTCTGAATTCATTGTATCGATGAGTAATGAGATCTTTTCGAACACTTTGTTTCTATTTTTGATGCAAGATTTCTTCCATACCCAGGTATAGCGATTAGCATTAGCTTCGATCT
Coding sequences:
- the rbsK gene encoding ribokinase, with the protein product MKKSNILVIGSLNMDWIIEVDHTPIAGETLLGHFAKEVPGGKGANQAYAASSLGGHVTMLGAVGKDPSGEKLLQSLQKAGVNTSPIQANSETGSGMAIIYLNKMGNNSIVVLPNANNTVTKEVIMAHDELFKIADIIMLQLEIPLEAVYEAAALAHKYHKTIILNPAPAISHLPNEILSKIDYITPNETELSTLTNQPVTTVDDAIIAAQTLLLSGVKHVITTLGEKGAILVTLEEARHFPALSVKAIDTTAAGDSFNGALAVYLAEGKSIEEAIVFGNQVAAITVTREGAQSSIPFREEILPTTENL
- the leuS gene encoding leucine--tRNA ligase; translated protein: MQYNHKEIEQKWRKHWEEHPVNVETEGKKPYYCLDMFPYPSGNGLHVGHWRGYVLSDVWSRYKILQNHYVLHPMGWDAFGLPAENYAIQKKVHPAIATAENVANFKRQLHDISAVYDWDKEVNTTDPEFYKWTQWIFLKMFENGLAYEKEMPINWCPSCKTGLANEEVKEGCCDRCGSTVTKKNLRQWMLKITNYAERLLNDLDGLDWPEKVKKMQADWIGKSYGAEIDFEIEGTDEKIKVFTTRPDTLYGASFMVMAPEHAKVMVLTTESQKAEVEKYVFDASTKSSVDRMADKEKTGVFLGRYAINPLNGAKIPVWISDYVLADYGTGAIMCVPAHDDRDFAFAKKFDLPIIQVISKSGEEEELTEAYTEAGVMINSGDFNGMPSEEAKKAIPEFLETQNIGKKTTNYKLRDWVFSRQRYWGEPIPVVHCDCCGIVGVKEEDLPIRLPDVESYEPTGTGESPLAAIDEWVNTTCPKCGGPAKRETNTMPQWAGSSWYFLRYPNPHNDEELISKEDMKKWLPVDMYVGGIEHAVLHLLYARFYTKFLFDIGVVDFEEPFKRLFNQGMVTKAGAKMSKSKGNVVSPDELVEKYGCDSLRMYELFIGPPELDSEWDDRGIEGVYRFLNKVWKLVDENTAVAETKDMERIRHKLIRDITVRMENFNLNTVVSGFMQYTNELLDLQKKQGGLANETLKALVILLAPFVPHISEELWAKVGGSGSVFENTWPTYDEEKMKEDEVEIVVQITGKIAARMMISPEASQEEAIKKAKELIADKLAGKTVVKEIYVPGRIVNLVAK
- a CDS encoding transposase codes for the protein MLLNKNTNDNFTPRQLKLPLDIEKIIDISDPVYTLCEVMDHIDLTRYFVEKDCKTGRPRCDSDKMLKIILFTFMEHGISSLRNIEKLCRTDIRYMYLLDGMKAPSFATFGNFIRNELTTSIEQIFIDINSYIFDQEHVDLHHTYIDGTKIEANANRYTWVWKKSCIKNRNKVFEKISLLIDTMNSEVLSFLNVKLEKRDEYAIDYVEALLENYQKAINLEVSKFVSGAGHKKSIHQKQYQEMQGYLERLKKYAKHLEVCGERRNSYSKTDHDATFMRIKRDYMGNDQLLPAYNMQASICDEYIAVIDAKPYASDMECFQPLMEKFNATYGHYPTYPVADAGYGSYNNYLYCEEHGMEKYMKFTMFERETKNEKYHYDPYRAVNFKRDEQGNLICPNNKKFIYKCDRHIYKNQYGRTEEIYECEDCAGCPYRSECCKRSHGNRTVRLNRELTEIHKEVINNLESIHGALLCMNRSIQSEGTFGIIKWDRSYKRLFRRGEKAVILEFTLISCGYNLYKYHNKKHRTSIAA
- a CDS encoding DUF4349 domain-containing protein — protein: MKKWGNQFKKLMFVVGISSMILANGCGSSKSASEAAAPAANAYAAPQEEAAYTSNESSVTSDEKAGQDAAGYTGENPKINTTSTYNRKVIKTGNMEIQTEHFGQTVESLTNCVISLGGYIESSNIQGSSFYNKDSNNRTATLTVRVPQAQFDVFVNRGSEFGNVSYLSCNNEDVTSAYVDTEIRLKTLKARYDRLLKLLEKSGTLQELFELEQEVSNVTYEIENLSGTLQHYDALVDMGTLSIQVQEVKEIVVEEEVVDPTFGKQVEEVFKGSMNTLMEIGKGIIILVTGLLPFVVIIIPVILIGVNLYKRNNKKKRTLEKNEEENEE
- a CDS encoding AAC(3) family N-acetyltransferase — translated: MAYTKQDLLQALEKLKINPRGTLLVHSSMKSIGEVEGGADTVLDALMIYMKEGLLVLPTHTWSYINAENPKFDVVHSEVCVGILPELFRKRPGVVRSLHPTHSVAAIGQDKEDFIKDNELWHTPCARQSPWGKLLDRNAQIMLLGVDLRRNTFMHGVEEWVDIKGRLTDEMEPLVVINEKGEELSVPSRRHCGDHWSEYFWKVDDYFKEKGVMHLGKFGDATVRICETQGVAALLNDMLAINPHLFSNNEPLEIERYRK